One window from the genome of Sesamum indicum cultivar Zhongzhi No. 13 linkage group LG15, S_indicum_v1.0, whole genome shotgun sequence encodes:
- the LOC105178089 gene encoding NAC domain-containing protein 82-like isoform X1, producing the protein MARTSLPPGFRFHPTDVELVMYYLKKKVMGKKHHFEAISEVNIYKFSPWDLPDKSCLKSKDLEWFFFCPREKKYASGVRVKRATENGYWKTTGKDRSICYNDKTVGTVKTLVFHLGHAPQGERTDWVIHEYRILDDQLAAAGVQDTYVLCKVFKKNGPGPKNGAQYGAPFNEADWADDDDDAATKTHAASVASDGLSVSVLPKKLICPLGAGQFGPGSTSVVPLTEEGPLPSAGRSTGEVLEDENDDEMVRLLAPFTDEATLLFNNNEINQNDLGGKGKDKSLTCADGYDIYNGLGELDSWVQMNEGKLDFSGVQKDDYSMDNMISQDNLAYIELDDLLTPLDCASEEVVTNQSSVGGIFGSRNHENVEQFYSGGTFPSTYTCANEPHLFPEGSYQWDNSLNVLQMINDEFYQGSNAAYDLESTHQQPEIRVDFAQDMERGTFKKNCVSRLTESIPARSPSAAEHLALSFSPCGGSSIHIKAEVTHGAGECTNEALSVMMGGSSSCWCNLPWPVSQEMWLWIWIICFSWWTLVLTWFLFTAVQRGCFCFMELLLLSKLKILSLT; encoded by the exons ATGGCAAGGACGTCCCTCCCTCCGGGGTTTCGGTTCCATCCAACTGATGTCGAGCTGGTTATGTACTATCTTAAGAAGAAGGTTATGGGAAAGAAGCATCACTTTGAAGCTATCTCGGAGGTCAATATCTACAAATTCTCTCCATGGGATCTTCCAG ATAAGTCTTGCCTGAAAAGCAAGGATCTAGAATGGTTCTTTTTCTGTCCTAGAGAGAAGAAGTATGCCAGCGGTGTTCGGGTCAAGCGTGCTACTGAAAATGGATATTGGAAAACTACAGGAAAGGACAGGTCTATCTGTTACAATGACAAAACTGTAGGAACAGTGAAAACCTTGGTTTTTCACTTAGGTCATGCCCCTCAAGGGGAGAGAACCGATTGGGTTATACATGAGTACAGGATCCTTGATGACCAGCTGGCAGCAGCAGGGGTTCAG GATACTTATGTGCTATGTAAAGTCTTCAAGAAGAATGGTCCAGGACCAAAAAATGGTGCACAGTATGGAGCACCATTTAATGAAGCAGATTGGGctgacgatgatgatgatgctgcTACTAAAACCCATGCTGCATCCGTGGCATCTGATGGCCTATCAGTGAGTGTGCTCCCCAAAAAGCTAATTTGCCCTCTTGGGGCAGGACAGTTTGGTCCTGGAAGTACGTCCGTGGTGCCTTTAACTGAAGAAGGTCCATTGCCTTCAGCTGGTCGTTCAACTGGTGAGGTGCTTGAGGATGAGAATGATGATGAGATGGTTCGTTTATTAGCTCCCTTTACAGATGAAGCCACGTTGCTGTTtaacaataatgaaattaatcag AATGATCTTGGTGGCAAGGGGAAGGACAAATCCTTAACTTGTGCTGATggatatgatatatataatggtCTTGGTGAACTGGATAGTTGGGTTCAGATGAATGAAGGCAAGCTTGACTTCTCGGGGGTGCAGAAGGATGACTATTCTATGGACAACATGATCTCGCAAGATAATTTAGCTTATATAGAACTCGACGATCTTCTCACCCCATTGGATTGCGCATCCGAAGAAGTTGTAACCAATCAGTCATCAGTTGGCGGGATATTTGGATCCCGCAACCATGAGAATGTGGAGCAGTTTTACTCTGGAGGCACTTTCCCTAGCACATATACTTGTGCAAATGAACCACACTTGTTTCCTGAAGGATCTTACCAATGGGATAATAGTTTGAATGTGCTTCAGATG ATTAACGACGAGTTTTACCAGGGATCTAATGCTGCATATGATTTGGAATCCACACACCAGCAACCAGAGATTCGGGTTGATTTTGCTCAAGACATGGAAAGAG gaacatttaaaaaaaattgtgtatcAAGATTAACGGAATCTATTCCAGCTCGCTCACCTTCAGCTGCTGAGCATCTTGCTCTTTCATTTTCTCCTTGTGGTGGCTCCTCCATACATATCAAGGCTGAGGTGACTCACGGAGCTGGTGAATGCACTAACGAAGCTTTGTCAGTTATGATGGGGGGGTCGAGCAGCTGTTGGTGCAATCTGCCTTGGCCAGTTTCTCAGGAAATGTGGCTCTGGATTTGGATCATCTGCTTTTCTTGGTGGACTTTGGTTTTGACGTGGTTCTTGTTTACTGCTGTTCAGAGAGGCTGTTTTTGTTTCATggagttattattactatcaAAATTGAAGATTCTTTCTCTAACTTGA
- the LOC105178088 gene encoding uncharacterized protein LOC105178088 — protein MEMDGVGIERQSSIENEPRTLDIHQIGFAREAALYVVNTRGIEEALRIFTEGLEPVVSCMQGGQSNSVGHSEEDGNYRNNVVAKIPAGLRDIVSAPF, from the exons ATGGAAATGGATGGGGTTGGAATAGAGAGGCAGTCATCGATTGAGAATGAACCTCGTACCCTTGATATTCACCAGATTGGGTTTGCAAGG GAGGCAGCACTTTATGTGGTGAACACGAGAGGTATCGAAGAAGCTCTCAGAATTTTCACGGAG GGATTGGAACCGGTGGTGAGCTGCATGCAAGGAGGCCAGTCAAACAGTGTCGGCCACAGCGAAGAAGATGGTAATTATCGGAATAATGTGGTGGCAAAGATTCCTGCGGGGCTGAGAGACATCGTTTCTGCACCTTTTTAG
- the LOC105178089 gene encoding NAC domain-containing protein 82-like isoform X2, whose product MARTSLPPGFRFHPTDVELVMYYLKKKVMGKKHHFEAISEVNIYKFSPWDLPDKSCLKSKDLEWFFFCPREKKYASGVRVKRATENGYWKTTGKDRSICYNDKTVGTVKTLVFHLGHAPQGERTDWVIHEYRILDDQLAAAGVQDTYVLCKVFKKNGPGPKNGAQYGAPFNEADWADDDDDAATKTHAASVASDGLSVSVLPKKLICPLGAGQFGPGSTSVVPLTEEGPLPSAGRSTGEVLEDENDDEMVRLLAPFTDEATLLFNNNEINQNDLGGKGKDKSLTCADGYDIYNGLGELDSWVQMNEGKLDFSGVQKDDYSMDNMISQDNLAYIELDDLLTPLDCASEEVVTNQSSVGGIFGSRNHENVEQFYSGGTFPSTYTCANEPHLFPEGSYQWDNSLNVLQMINDEFYQGSNAAYDLESTHQQPEIRVDFAQDMERECSMPCGSGTL is encoded by the exons ATGGCAAGGACGTCCCTCCCTCCGGGGTTTCGGTTCCATCCAACTGATGTCGAGCTGGTTATGTACTATCTTAAGAAGAAGGTTATGGGAAAGAAGCATCACTTTGAAGCTATCTCGGAGGTCAATATCTACAAATTCTCTCCATGGGATCTTCCAG ATAAGTCTTGCCTGAAAAGCAAGGATCTAGAATGGTTCTTTTTCTGTCCTAGAGAGAAGAAGTATGCCAGCGGTGTTCGGGTCAAGCGTGCTACTGAAAATGGATATTGGAAAACTACAGGAAAGGACAGGTCTATCTGTTACAATGACAAAACTGTAGGAACAGTGAAAACCTTGGTTTTTCACTTAGGTCATGCCCCTCAAGGGGAGAGAACCGATTGGGTTATACATGAGTACAGGATCCTTGATGACCAGCTGGCAGCAGCAGGGGTTCAG GATACTTATGTGCTATGTAAAGTCTTCAAGAAGAATGGTCCAGGACCAAAAAATGGTGCACAGTATGGAGCACCATTTAATGAAGCAGATTGGGctgacgatgatgatgatgctgcTACTAAAACCCATGCTGCATCCGTGGCATCTGATGGCCTATCAGTGAGTGTGCTCCCCAAAAAGCTAATTTGCCCTCTTGGGGCAGGACAGTTTGGTCCTGGAAGTACGTCCGTGGTGCCTTTAACTGAAGAAGGTCCATTGCCTTCAGCTGGTCGTTCAACTGGTGAGGTGCTTGAGGATGAGAATGATGATGAGATGGTTCGTTTATTAGCTCCCTTTACAGATGAAGCCACGTTGCTGTTtaacaataatgaaattaatcag AATGATCTTGGTGGCAAGGGGAAGGACAAATCCTTAACTTGTGCTGATggatatgatatatataatggtCTTGGTGAACTGGATAGTTGGGTTCAGATGAATGAAGGCAAGCTTGACTTCTCGGGGGTGCAGAAGGATGACTATTCTATGGACAACATGATCTCGCAAGATAATTTAGCTTATATAGAACTCGACGATCTTCTCACCCCATTGGATTGCGCATCCGAAGAAGTTGTAACCAATCAGTCATCAGTTGGCGGGATATTTGGATCCCGCAACCATGAGAATGTGGAGCAGTTTTACTCTGGAGGCACTTTCCCTAGCACATATACTTGTGCAAATGAACCACACTTGTTTCCTGAAGGATCTTACCAATGGGATAATAGTTTGAATGTGCTTCAGATG ATTAACGACGAGTTTTACCAGGGATCTAATGCTGCATATGATTTGGAATCCACACACCAGCAACCAGAGATTCGGGTTGATTTTGCTCAAGACATGGAAAGAG AATGCAGCATGCCTTGTGGATCTGGGACCTTGTGA